The nucleotide window AGAAGCTCCGGTCTGCTCCCCACCAGAGCCCTTTTAACTCGTGATTGTGCCACTGCAATCCGCTGTGTCAACAAACATAAAACCTTAACTTGCAGCTTACCACGCTTGGGGATGGGCCCTGGCTCTAATACGAGCATCCGCAATCCAGAGCCAATTCCGATCTGGTGGGAACAGCCACAACGGCTCAACCGATGTCATTCATACAGttccaacccccttttccctttcctccctcGTCCTACCAGCACAGCTATTCATACAGACACTCCCGTGACTGGCGGAGAGCGGGCATCGTGCGCTCGTCTCCCTTCCGGAATCATGGCAGGCACGGCTCTGCCTTCTTGCCTCCATGTCTAGGAGGGCGTTTTCACGCCGCTGCGGCCTCCCTGGTTGCTAACGTCGGGACCCCTCGACCAAGCTCAATATATCCATCAACAATTCCAAGCTCCACGGCCATCCCATACCAAGAACCGTTCGCGGCTGCACCGCCGGAGAATTACATGATGCAAGGGAATCCAACAAATACAGGTGCTCCGCCGGAGAAACCGTTGGTCCCGAGCAGCACTGCAGATTGGGAAGCCAAAAAAGATGTCATCAGGCAGCTGTACATGGACGAAAATCGCATTTTGAACGAGGTCATCGATATTATGCACCGCGTTCACAGGTTCAAGGCAACGTAAGctggctctctctctcctcggACCGAAGATAGTAGCCAGGCCGAGTTAACGTGTGAGACAATGACAATGCAGAGCGAGAATGTACAAAGGCCAGTTCCACAAGTGGGAGTGGTCAAAGTACAACACCAGAAAGGGACGAAGCCAGAACGCCTTGATGCCCGCTCAGTCCAGGGCAACGAAGAAGCGAGCACACGACGCCGACAACACCGTCAGTAGTGAGACGGCCGCAGCTCACCTTGACTTTGGTCTTCCAACTGTCCAGTCAACTGGGAGCCAAGCTGTGATGGCAAGAGTTGGAAATGCGATGAACACGCCGCTCTTGCATCAAAACTCCGACTTTCGCAATGTTGAATTCTCTCTCGATGCGTACAAGGCGCTGATCAACATTTGGTCCCCCGGTGACAAGCCGTGGAAGTCTTCGATTCCGTCACCTCCCGCCGCGCCTGCTGGAACCATACTTCAACAAGTTCAGCAAGCGCTAGCTTTGTTTGATCGGGGGCAGAATGCAGGAGGAATCCAAATCCTGGACTCGGTCAATGAAAGAATAGCCTCTGCTCTCACAATCACcgcatcctcttcttcttcggcagcCTGTGGTGACAACAAGACCGGCACcgagatcaccaccaccaccactgccaccaccgccaccactGCCAACATCCCCATCGAAATCATATGGGACTGTTTTCTTGCCGTCCCCCAGCTGATCCTCACCGCCAACCGGCCCGAGCTACTAAGTCTCTTCATGGACTACCTCGCCCGCTacgccaacatcaccctATCGTCGGGGCACCCCCTTACCAAAATCTCATGCCATCTCGCCGCCTTGACCCGTGCGTTTTCCATCCACCGCCAGCAAAAGAACAATCACCCCCAAAccagccaagaagaagccctcaACATGCTCAAAATGTATGTCTCCGAGTCCTGGACCCTCTGGCTCGACCTCATCACCGAGACACGCGGGCCGAAAGACCATgtcaccatccacctccgccgTGGGTACGCAGTGCTCATGGAGGAAGACGGCGATTCCCCGGGACGAGGAAGCTCAAGGTTACTTACCGATTTTACGTCCAGTCTGGACGAGTCGATCCAGATCCGCGGGGAGGAGGCCACCACTGCACGGGTGCTAGAGTTGGAGGAGTTACTGGCCAAGATGTATATGCCACTTTTTACGCCAAAGAAGCTGGCGCACGCGGAGAAGATGCTCAAGGATGTGATCACAAAGGTGGTGACGAGgctggggaaaggggggacgAGGGCGGACACAGAAATGGGGTACAATGACCGGTTTCTGCTCTTCATTGTCAAGCACTTCTTGGCAAGGATAGCAGATCATGAAGGGAATTTGGAAGCTGGGcggaagtggaggagggagagcttggagacggagaagaaggatttGTTTTGGAGGCAGACGTCccagatggtggaggagggcttgagggcggatgggagggaggaggaggcggaagagattaagcgggagatggaggaagTGATGCCCAAAGAGgagtaggaggaggaggaggaggagggaccCGAAAACAGCATGACAACTTGGATTGTTTTGTTTCAGTTTGGTGTGTTTACCTGCCATGGAGGCAGTATGAGGGGGTGCTGTGGCTGCGGAGAGGGTTGAAAGCCTTCAACGGGTGGCAAAAAGAGATACCTATGATTTGGCTTTGGATTTCCCCTTCTTTGTATCCATACCTTACCTGAAAGCTTTGGATGTAGCGAAATTTGAGACACGGGACCACACACCTATCTGATACACGGCAGTGACGAGCACCGACTCCGACTCCTTCACCATCGCTCCCACATTCTCTGTTCCTCAAAACCGGGGAGTTGCTTATCCTCGTGCAATTTGACAGAGGGGGGCCTGCACGGGTGTAACCTGCTCGCCTAGGAAGACTGCTTTACCAGTTAGCTGACACTGAAAGCTTGGCCCGAAAAAGCTGTGCTACGGCCGATACCCGAGTTCGGCTGAtcagaggagaaggctgtGGAGTGAAAGAGGGTTATCTATCGGAGGATACAGCAATAAGCTTGTATGCAAGCTGCCTCGCAGACGACGGGGGATGCTGTGCAAGTgcgatggtggtgtctgGTTCGCCATGTCCTCGAGAAATACTACGTTACCAGTGATGAGAATTAAGCCGACCTTCGCCCAGAAATATCTGAGCACAATTTCAACTGATGCACCAGCTTTCTCAGTGGGGAGGATGGTATGGCACATGTCATGCAAACCTGAAATTGCCTGGTGCTCGACGGTAGGGGGCAGCCCCTGACAGTTGCCCGGCCAACTTGGGCCAACTAACCCCTGAGTTTGCTACCCTATGGGTTCTGGCCCCATCCCATTGCGTCTCCTGAGCGTGAAATGAGAAGTATCTCCAGGCAACCAGAAAGGCAGTAATTGACGAGAGTAGCACGAGACTGAGTTTTCAATATTTCTATTTTGGCATGCCCGCTCACCTAGCTCATCGCTCCGCTCGGGACCGTGGTATCACGGTGACATCAACCTTGCCACCCGCGACGGAAAGCCTATCCGGCACAACCAATCCACGACAGGGAGTCCCACTCCTAGAGAGCAATCATTGAAGCTGGGGTAAGAAGTTGTCAGCTCGGCGACCGGGATGGAGCTGTCATGGCCAAGAGCTGACCGAGTGACAACACAATGACGTCCACGACTGAGCTGTCACCAAACACAATGCCTCCCTATAACTGCGTtacccctttttcttcttgccaTGTAACAAAAACAACTCACCGGACACTTTTTCCCTCGGTCAAAAGAGGAAAAGCATCCAGCCAGCAGTTACAGCCGAAATGTCCGAGCCCGACTTGTCCAAGATCGCCCGCGATGCCGAGCGGGACCTGAACACGTATCAGTCCAAGACCGGCTCCTCCAGACGAGGACTGGATGACTCTGGTGTCCCTGACACGTCGGCTAACAAGATGTTTTCCGGCTCGACTGTCAAGACGGGGGTCGACTTTGTCACCAGCAAGAGCTACAACCGTCGCATTCCGGGTGAtgaaggaggtgatgtggACGACAAGGGACAGTAAGCCATTGCTGCCCGAGAGGAGTACAAAATGAAAAGCAGGGGCTTACCAGATTCGCAGCTGGGTCCATGGCCGGGCGTAtgagggtgaaggtggtCCAGAAGACAAGACAGCTCACATCTATCAGCATAATCCGGGCGGGATTGACGAGGCAACAGTGAGGAAGTGGGGCAAGGATCCGGTTGAGCTGGAAAGGGCTACACTCCGGAAGGACAGGCCTGATCTGCTCCCTTCCGAGGAAGCACTCGGCGGGAGAGCTAACGAGCCGGCTCACCAGGGCGACGTTTCCGAACAAGGTAGACTGGCGTGCAAGGCCAATTTGGGacgggatgaggaggacaagagagAGCTGCCGAGCCAAGGGTCAGGTGGTTCCCGCTACAAGGCGGCCTACTATGAGACACCCGAGAGTGTGCCCGATCAAGGAGCTGATGCGGGTGTGATTCCGCCCAAGTCCTCAACGGGAATATCACGGAACATCTAGTCGGTCAATTGATACTGTCGAGTAGTGTAATATGGTGAATGTTCTGTTCTGTCTATCATCTATTAATGTATCCCGCGTAGTGCATAAAGGTGCAGATGTGATGTTGGAATGACCGACAATCTCAAAGCTTCTCGTCCTCACGAGGGGCCTCCGTTAGAGACTGTAGCACAAATCCAGCCAGCGGCACCACCCACTCTTTGCTCACGGGCACATAATGCCCGCCCGGATGGACCACCTTGACTGCCCCCTCCGACCTTTCCACCAGCCCCTGACTCCTgctctcatccaccactgtatccaaaccaccaaaatAGTGCAAGCTCGGCGTCTTCACCTTTGGCTGATAAAGCCACCCGCTCAGGTACTGGTCCACAGCCCAGAACCCAGAGTACGACACCCAAAACTTGAGCGGCTGTCTGCCGTTTGCGGCCCGTATACTTTCCACCCACTCCTTGTGCTCCTCAGCCGGCTGCCTGAACCCTTCCAACGCGGCAGCAAGAATGGAAGCTACACAACCCCCCTGACTGAACCCAATCACACCTTCGATACCGCCGCCGGTCTCTTCGATAGCGGAGGCGAGCTGTAACATTCCCTGCTGGACAAGACGATACGACCCAGTAGCTTCGTCTTTGCGGAACCAAGCCCAAGAGTCtatctcctcgtcctctctTCCTTCGTTGTCGGATGACGGCTGATACCCCGGGATGTCGCGGGGGTACAGCCGGttgggggcggtggggtAGATGAGAGAAGGGATGAGATTTCGGGGAGCCAGAGCCTTGACGAGGAGCTTTTCCACCGCGCGGGTTTTGGCGCGAAACAGGGGACCAGATTGAGTGTAGCCTATTTTTTGCCAGTGTTAGTGAGCTGAGGTCAAACATGAGAGTAAGTAGTACAAGTGAGAGGTGCGGTGAGGGGTAACCGATACGACAAGTCGAGAGTAAAAGCGCTCATATATGAGTCTCTAGGTCCGCAAAAAAAAGGCTTACCATGAAGCATCAATATTTTGACTTCCTTCTTTggtggcttgttgttgacggcCTTGCCCCTGGGAACTGGCGTGGAAGCCCCGGAGATGGGAGTCTGCGTGCCGCTTTGTGTCTCGGCCATGGTGGTGCTGCAAAAGAGACTTCTCTGACTAACGCTGAAGAAACGCACAACTTGAAAAAAGGAATGGATCCGAGATTGCGACCTGCTGGCGACAAATCTCCAGGTGTGAAATGACAGCATGTGAATAAAAGCTGTCaactgcggcggcggcgtccaTCCAGTCTTCTCGGATTGCCAGCGGGATTGGCTCGGCATGACACATGCGGCCAGCGTTGGGGTTCGAACTTGGGCTTAAAAATCACGATAAGATAGGGCCCACTGGAGGCGAATCACCCAGGGGCATAGCTTGAACAGACATGATTTTTGCTAAGATCACGGGATGCCACATGGGCTTACTTATTTTCTTGGGGGTATCGTTCATCTACGAGCAGCAACAGAGACATGTAACCTCTACTGATTCCCAACGTATCCTAAAGCAGCAAAACGTGCTCTCAACGCGGGCGCCCAGCAATGGGTAGAAATTCAATCTATGCCAGAGCGAAAACATCCATACCAACGGGAGAATGGTGATGAATGTCGATAACCCACTGCGAACAGTGAGTAGCTGGCAAATGCTGTTGACCTGAGTCTTGAGCAACCCCCGATCCCTCTTGATAACCTGAAAAACTGGCTTCACAACTCCTGATATCGACATCAGACTCTGAATTGAGCAGTCATACAGGTTGGTTCTCGGCAAAGCGACTGGAAAGCTGTAGATGCCATCCGTTTCACCCTTCCTCTCTGCAACCTCCCGCGCAAACAAGGGGAACACATCGAAACCGCCGACACAGCTCAATTGATGTTGGCTGCCTGCTATGATACATATACACTGGCGCAAATGACCTCGGGGCTCGCGTTCAGGGGGAATAAGA belongs to Podospora bellae-mahoneyi strain CBS 112042 chromosome 6, whole genome shotgun sequence and includes:
- the FSH3 gene encoding Family of serine hydrolases 3 (EggNog:ENOG503NX5C; COG:E); this translates as MPSQSRWQSEKTGWTPPPQLTAFIHMLSFHTWRFVASRSQSRIHSFFQVVRFFSVSQRSLFCSTTMAETQSGTQTPISGASTPVPRGKAVNNKPPKKEVKILMLHGYTQSGPLFRAKTRAVEKLLVKALAPRNLIPSLIYPTAPNRLYPRDIPGYQPSSDNEGREDEEIDSWAWFRKDEATGSYRLVQQGMLQLASAIEETGGGIEGVIGFSQGGCVASILAAALEGFRQPAEEHKEWVESIRAANGRQPLKFWVSYSGFWAVDQYLSGWLYQPKVKTPSLHYFGGLDTVVDESRSQGLVERSEGAVKVVHPGGHYVPVSKEWVVPLAGFVLQSLTEAPREDEKL
- a CDS encoding hypothetical protein (EggNog:ENOG503P4H5), whose translation is MSEPDLSKIARDAERDLNTYQSKTGSSRRGLDDSGVPDTSANKMFSGSTVKTGVDFVTSKSYNRRIPGDEGGDVDDKGHWVHGRAYEGEGGPEDKTAHIYQHNPGGIDEATVRKWGKDPVELERATLRKDRPDLLPSEEALGGRANEPAHQGDVSEQGRLACKANLGRDEEDKRELPSQGSGGSRYKAAYYETPESVPDQGADAGVIPPKSSTGISRNI
- a CDS encoding hypothetical protein (EggNog:ENOG503P99N; COG:S), whose protein sequence is MSFIQFQPPFPFPPSSYQHSYSYRHSRDWRRAGIVRSSPFRNHGRHGSAFLPPCLGGRFHAAAASLVANVGTPRPSSIYPSTIPSSTAIPYQEPFAAAPPENYMMQGNPTNTGAPPEKPLVPSSTADWEAKKDVIRQLYMDENRILNEVIDIMHRVHRFKATARMYKGQFHKWEWSKYNTRKGRSQNALMPAQSRATKKRAHDADNTVSSETAAAHLDFGLPTVQSTGSQAVMARVGNAMNTPLLHQNSDFRNVEFSLDAYKALINIWSPGDKPWKSSIPSPPAAPAGTILQQVQQALALFDRGQNAGGIQILDSVNERIASALTITASSSSSAACGDNKTGTEITTTTTATTATTANIPIEIIWDCFLAVPQLILTANRPELLSLFMDYLARYANITLSSGHPLTKISCHLAALTRAFSIHRQQKNNHPQTSQEEALNMLKMYVSESWTLWLDLITETRGPKDHVTIHLRRGYAVLMEEDGDSPGRGSSRLLTDFTSSLDESIQIRGEEATTARVLELEELLAKMYMPLFTPKKLAHAEKMLKDVITKVVTRLGKGGTRADTEMGYNDRFLLFIVKHFLARIADHEGNLEAGRKWRRESLETEKKDLFWRQTSQMVEEGLRADGREEEAEEIKREMEEVMPKEE